The Lasioglossum baleicum chromosome 5, iyLasBale1, whole genome shotgun sequence genome segment GGCTGTTTCTTGTATTCGGTTAGCAACccgattttctttaaatttgaaTCAACGAGATTACAAAATGAATTAGGCCCTTAATTAAAGATCTAAGTCTGTAGAACGTTAAGATGGCTCAGTTGTCACGTACAATTTAAGATGGTGCGCAGGTGAATTGAAGATCGCACAGCGTTAATAGATCCTTTAGTCGTTCAATGCTCTATTtagtttttataatattttatcatttttttagagattgcTTTTTAGACAGTTATATTTCTGAGGCTTCAAAAGTGTGAAATTATTGTCAGCACACATTCGAATGGAGTTCGAGTGGATCAACAAACTGGAGTTTTTTTACATGCAATGTTAATTAATTATAGGATCTGTATCCATGCGACATGATAAATGTTCCTTTTTCAATAGGTAATCCGGTGGCGCGGCAATCGCACCAAGTGCGCTGTCAACTTTAAGGATTGACTTCAAGCCCTCGGAATATAAATTTCCGCTGTTCCGCTGGAAAAAAATTCCTTGAACGTGTTCCACAATTCCACAATTCCACAGCTCCATTGAAATCCGAATTTTCAGctgggaaaaaattttcttgtCTATACATATACCAAGAGCACAATAGGGGTTGGAAAACGCTCGCTTCGAATTAAACGCGAGCTGACTGAAGAAAATAGACCCAGTACGAAAAACGTACAATATCCAGAAGAGTATAACAAAAATCATTCAAAGACAACATCGATTAAACACCCATCCCCTCATAGGGGTGGTAAAACACATCTTAAGAAAAACCTATATCGCCCTAAAGTACCAGTTATATTAAAATGGTCCCACGTATCAATTAatcaatagaatttcataaaatatttacaatataacAATTTTTCCTCTGtccttttaaaaataccacaaaACCGCCCTGAACTATACACACACTTTCTATACTTTCTACTTTCTACTTTAAGTATAGAAATACTTTCCAAAAACCCATCGAAATCTTATAGAAAAAATCTTAAATCACTCCAaagctttaaaaaattgttcatataTTTTGGTTATCAACTGAAAGGCTAATTAAATTCTGCGTATAATAATTATTCAAGATATTCGTTCAGATAACAGTCTCTTTTCGAGACAAGAACGACAGAGACGATGCGATTCGTGTCGCAGGGGAGGAGAAGAGAATCGATTGAGTCGAGCGAAAACTCATAATCGATCAGGTCTGGATAAACGCTCGGatagaaaatgaataaaaattgccGCGGGTTCGCGAGAGAACTATGTACGCTCCTGGGTCGTACGATGGCATGACTCGGTGGTGGGGAGCAAGAGGGACAGGAGAGGGTTGTGAAGTTTCAGAAAAGAAACTGCCGGCTGAGCTGGGGGCTGGGAACGAACGCGCGAGGTAAGGTGAAGGGGGACACGATTGTACGCCACTTTAAATCACCGCGACTGCATGTGTTACTATGCTACGGTGTCGCCCTCGATGCTGATCCAACGAACCACGATGCACGATGCACcctgtcaccgacgagatactattaaagactgccagcccctgtgctattcagcgagcccggtaaccgggcgcaacgggcgcggggataacgtgaaagttacagtgatctgatataccacatcgctaaaaattcgaaatagtgtcagaataatgccaaaacatcgtctgaaatatggcggagaatgtaacatttaataataatcgatatagtttcgtgataattcgcattctcaccgatgcatcgcgacgagaatctcctcagtggtcttcttcaccgacaaaatgccgtcgttggccttctgtttctctggatggagccagaatatatcctagagggcgtaagaaataccgaaaaattcgagtcccgcccagtgttgctagatggtacgggaaaactcgcgcatgcgcggcgaatccaggaacgtatctgcgttctacagtccgtatatagcttgtggggcaagttttctttagagcggtcttaaacttttgtccgttactgtatatatacaattagaatatatttatatattacatgtacatacacatcaaattttaatataacatacgcatattaaacgttatgtttgaaaatcgagaagaaaagattgtgcgaagctatacggggcaaccaaggtgcccgatttcgtacttcagtgacgctggaatcgtcgcgcatgcgcgagttttcccgtaccatctagcaacactggtcccgccaactcccataaggctggcagtctttaatagtatctcgtcggtggcacaggggctggcagtctttaatagtatctcgtcggtggtcggTGACCCTGTTATCAGAAGTCGCGATTTCTGCACCGAGATGGCGAATCCATCGCGGTTAGTTTTTTACCCTTTATCCGAAGCGCCAACATTTTTGTTTACATTATATCACAAGTTATAGAATTCAATAGAATTGGCATGAATTTTTGGTTTATAGAACAAGCTAAGCCTGGAGCGATGTTTTTAATAAACAATCTTTTCTACCCTGTCGGTAAACGATTTCTGATTTCTACGGAAAATCTtcctacatacatatatgtcatGGTCATATTGAAATTTAACACGGGATTTACGCAGCACAAAGGTGACACGACTATTCTCTCATtactttatcaaaataatgagAATGTAACTATCTCCAGATTTTAGTAAAgaggaaaaatacatttttaatctTGCTACCATATCTTGCAACCGATGAAGCAAGTGTTCATTCTGCacaacgatccgcagtctagtttaaCTAACGAAAAGATGCATCTCGTAGAACTGCATAAAACCGCAGAAAAATCGCTAATTAAGATATGAATGGACTTGGGCCATCTAAAACCGCTTTCCAGCGGTTAAGTATGTTTTTGCATTCAATATTTACGTAACAAATGAATACGATCCACTGAACGCACAGTGGGTTGCATTATGAGATCGTCACGCGAGAAAAATCGTTAAAGCCCTCattctatttcaatatttacaacTGATTGTAACATCCCGTATATCAAAATGTACAAGGCGCCATGGATGTACGCACGACACGAACGATCATTGTAGAAGCTTGCTTAAAATATTCAATTAGCAATAATGATTGAAAGAAAAACTCACCTTTGCATTTGACCCCCACTTTCCCAGTGCCCCAAACATAATCTTCACCTGAAACAagacgagagaaaaaaaaaacgaatgcAGTGAACGATCGTGAACTTCGCACAGTacagtaaaaaaataatacttaACATTGAAATGAGATACTTACAGTGTTTACAAAGAATAGggattaaaaaatatacatctACAAGGTCATGATCACTCTTCGGTTCCGCGTTGGCTGAATCGGTTACATACACTGGAAAATAAGTTACCTAGATCAATCAATTAATTTGATATTGTAGTTACGCGGTAATGaatcgactgcggattttatacatttacaatGAAAATGCAACTGCAACTTGTGCCAGTAtagaaagataaaatcagttgGAAGAAATTTCAGGTAATTAGTATTTTTTTTGCATATAAACCTGCAGTCTAGCAATTAACAACTGTTAAGTACCGTATGGTCCATTGCTGAGGGTTACATAAGACGACTCTTCTTCGTTATGAGGGTCTAAGTACGATGATAAGTTTCCTTTCAGCATTAGGACTTCCTCTAATGTACCTTTAGTATCTGTAAAAAAGAATCAATCAGTCTACAACTGATCTACAACTTGCCCTTTATTCATTGTACATTCTAATATTTACCAAGCACCTACTAACCGGTACAAAGTGTTCCTTTCAGTTCTACTGCGTTCTCTCCAAATCGGAGTATTATCCAAAGTTGTTGAAGAAATAGTTACATTACCATGTTACTTTCTCCATGGAAAAATATATCACTACTAACTCATTTGTCAGTTGTACATGGTACGCAAACACCGATGACTTTGCACAACTCTGAGATCACAGAACATAATCTCTCCTGACTGTTGCGCATTATCTTCGAGGACTCAAAGCATTTTTCTGATCATCTCAGATCAGATTGTAACCGGACACTCTGTGTGCAGTGCTCAGGAGTACTTGCAACTGTTCAAGCATCGTTTACAAAAGCCGATCTTTACCAAATA includes the following:
- the LOC143208852 gene encoding uncharacterized protein LOC143208852, which codes for MLKGNLSSYLDPHNEEESSYVTLSNGPYVYVTDSANAEPKSDHDLVDVYFLIPILCKHCEDYVWGTGKVGVKCKEIATSDNRVTDHRRDTIKDCQPLCHRRDTIKDCQPYGSWRDQCC